The Fibrobacter sp. UWB16 sequence CGTTTTTAACTTTAGCAACAGCTTGCATTATTTCTTGCCTCCAGCAGTTTCAGTCTTGCGGTGACCGCGGAAAGTACGGGTCATGGAGAATTCGCCGAGCTTATGGCCAACCATGTTTTCGGTGACATAAACCGGAAGGAACTGCTTGCCGTTATAGACGGAGAACGTGAGTCCGACCATATCCGGGACGATTGTGGAACGACGGGACCAGGTCTTGATAGCCTGTTTCTTGTCGGAACCGGCCATCGCCTGGGCCTTGCTGAGAACGTGGGAATCCACGAACGCACCTTTCTTAAGGGATCTAGACATGAATTAGGCCCTCTTCTGACGATGACGTACGATGAACTTATCAGTACGCTTGTTGTTACGAGTTTTTGCACCCTTAGAGTTCTTACCCCAAGGAG is a genomic window containing:
- the rpsS gene encoding 30S ribosomal protein S19, which gives rise to MSRSLKKGAFVDSHVLSKAQAMAGSDKKQAIKTWSRRSTIVPDMVGLTFSVYNGKQFLPVYVTENMVGHKLGEFSMTRTFRGHRKTETAGGKK